Proteins from one Streptosporangium becharense genomic window:
- a CDS encoding type III pantothenate kinase encodes MLLAIDVGNTHTVLGLFEGDEVIEHWRIATDARRTADEIAVVLQGLLGQSPLLKGADVNGIAICSTVPSVLNEMREMCRRYYGDVTAVIVEPGVRTGVPVRMDNPKEVGSDRIVNALAAIQLYGGPCIIVDFGTATSFDAVSAKGEYVGAVTAPGIEISVDALAAAGAQLHKVELIRPRSVIAKNTVEALQAGIIYGFAGQVDGIVERMAAELATDPDDVTVVATGSAASLVVDEARSIDIHEPWLTLIGLRLIYHRNTA; translated from the coding sequence ATGCTGCTTGCCATCGACGTCGGCAACACCCACACCGTCCTCGGTCTCTTCGAAGGGGACGAGGTCATCGAGCACTGGCGGATCGCCACCGACGCCCGGCGCACGGCCGACGAGATCGCCGTCGTGCTCCAGGGGCTGCTCGGGCAGTCGCCCCTGCTCAAGGGGGCGGACGTCAACGGCATCGCGATCTGCTCCACCGTTCCCTCGGTGCTCAACGAGATGCGCGAGATGTGCCGCCGCTACTACGGCGACGTGACCGCGGTGATCGTCGAGCCGGGCGTCCGCACCGGTGTGCCGGTGCGGATGGACAACCCCAAGGAGGTCGGCAGCGACCGCATCGTCAACGCGCTGGCCGCCATCCAGCTCTACGGGGGGCCGTGCATCATCGTCGACTTCGGCACCGCGACCTCCTTCGACGCGGTCTCCGCCAAGGGTGAGTACGTCGGCGCGGTGACCGCCCCCGGGATCGAGATCTCCGTGGACGCGCTGGCTGCGGCGGGCGCGCAACTCCACAAGGTGGAGCTGATCCGCCCCCGCTCCGTGATCGCCAAGAACACGGTCGAGGCGCTCCAGGCGGGCATCATCTACGGGTTCGCCGGTCAGGTCGACGGGATCGTCGAGCGGATGGCGGCCGAGCTGGCCACCGACCCCGATGACGTCACCGTGGTCGCCACCGGCAGCGCCGCGTCGCTCGTGGTCGACGAGGCACGCTCGATCGACATCCATGAGCCGTGGCTCACGCTGATCGGCCTGCGGCTGATCTACCACCGCAACACGGCCTGA
- the lysX gene encoding bifunctional lysylphosphatidylglycerol synthetase/lysine--tRNA ligase LysX yields the protein MTDEVTNPAEDLPEQMRVRRDKLDRLRSEGVDPYPVNFPRTATNAEIREKYADLSADTATGDKVGVTGRVMLSRTGGKLCFATIRDGSADLQIMISLDKVGEESLAAWKRDVDLGDHVGIEGEVITSRRGELSILADRWAITSKCLRPLPEKHAGLTDPEARVRLRYVDLIVNEEARKMAYTRSAVVRAVRDFWAEEGYLEVETPMLQPIHGGAAARPFKTHINAYDMELYLRIAIELYLKRLVVGGIEKVFEINRNFRNEGADATHNPEFTMLEAYGAYLDYNDMADLTQRMIQKAVVAALGHSVVEYDGREIDLGLEKWPRITLYGSVSEALGEEITTETPLEQVRKLADTRGVHWEPKWGQGKLVQEIFEALVEHTLVQPTFVMDYPLETSPLTRQHRDNPLLTEKWDLIGFGTELATAYSELVDPIEQRRRLTEQSLLAAGGDPEAMQLDEDFLTALEYGMPPTGGMGLGIDRLVMAFTGKNIRETILFPLVKPAG from the coding sequence GTGACCGATGAAGTGACGAACCCCGCCGAGGATCTGCCGGAGCAGATGCGCGTCCGCCGGGACAAGCTCGACCGACTTCGCTCGGAAGGCGTCGACCCCTACCCGGTGAACTTCCCGCGCACCGCGACCAACGCCGAGATCCGCGAGAAATACGCCGATCTCTCCGCTGACACCGCGACCGGCGACAAAGTGGGCGTCACCGGACGCGTGATGCTGTCCAGGACCGGTGGCAAGCTCTGCTTCGCGACCATCCGCGACGGCTCCGCCGACCTCCAGATCATGATCTCCCTGGACAAGGTGGGCGAGGAGTCCCTGGCGGCGTGGAAGCGCGACGTCGACCTCGGCGACCACGTGGGCATCGAGGGCGAGGTCATCACCTCGCGCCGCGGGGAGCTGTCCATCCTCGCCGACCGCTGGGCCATCACCTCCAAGTGCCTGCGTCCCCTGCCGGAGAAGCACGCGGGCCTCACCGACCCCGAGGCACGCGTCCGCCTGCGCTACGTCGACCTCATCGTCAACGAAGAGGCCAGGAAGATGGCCTACACCCGTAGCGCCGTGGTGCGGGCCGTGCGCGACTTCTGGGCGGAGGAGGGCTACCTGGAGGTCGAGACCCCGATGCTCCAGCCCATCCACGGCGGCGCCGCGGCGCGGCCGTTCAAGACCCACATCAACGCCTACGACATGGAGCTCTACCTTCGCATCGCGATCGAGCTCTACCTCAAGCGGCTCGTGGTCGGCGGCATCGAGAAGGTCTTCGAGATCAACCGCAACTTCCGCAACGAGGGTGCGGACGCCACCCACAACCCCGAGTTCACCATGCTCGAGGCGTACGGGGCGTATCTCGACTACAACGACATGGCCGACCTGACCCAGCGGATGATCCAGAAGGCGGTCGTGGCCGCCCTGGGGCACTCGGTGGTCGAGTACGACGGCCGGGAGATCGACCTGGGCCTGGAGAAGTGGCCGCGGATCACCCTGTACGGGTCGGTCTCCGAGGCGCTGGGCGAGGAGATCACGACCGAGACCCCCCTGGAGCAGGTCCGCAAGCTCGCGGACACGCGGGGGGTCCACTGGGAGCCGAAGTGGGGCCAGGGCAAGCTCGTCCAGGAGATCTTCGAGGCTCTCGTCGAGCACACGCTCGTCCAGCCCACGTTCGTCATGGACTACCCGCTGGAGACCTCCCCGCTGACCCGTCAGCACCGTGACAACCCGCTCCTCACCGAGAAGTGGGACCTGATCGGGTTCGGCACCGAGCTCGCGACCGCCTACTCGGAGCTGGTCGACCCGATCGAGCAGCGTCGCCGCCTCACCGAGCAGTCCCTGCTCGCTGCGGGCGGTGACCCGGAGGCCATGCAGCTCGACGAGGACTTCCTCACCGCGCTGGAGTACGGCATGCCGCCCACCGGCGGTATGGGGCTGGGCATCGACCGGCTCGTCATGGCCTTCACCGGTAAGAACATCCGCGAGACCATCCTGTTCCCGCTGGTCAAGCCGGCGGGCTGA
- a CDS encoding LuxR C-terminal-related transcriptional regulator: MDSRHGDSPVGPGDIDLSDDDLVLLAELAKGVTVDRVGRRLDISGRTVRRRLRGICDRIGVATAIEAVAWAARRRLI; this comes from the coding sequence GTGGATTCGCGCCATGGCGACAGCCCCGTGGGCCCGGGCGACATCGATCTCAGTGATGACGATCTCGTGCTTCTGGCGGAGCTCGCCAAGGGTGTCACCGTCGACAGGGTGGGCCGCCGCCTCGACATCAGCGGCCGGACCGTCAGGCGCAGGCTCAGGGGCATCTGCGACCGCATCGGCGTCGCCACGGCCATCGAGGCCGTGGCCTGGGCGGCCCGCCGCCGTCTCATCTAG
- a CDS encoding C40 family peptidase: MKRTRDRGREHAGSDARGRERTSRRLRRRIAIIGTAFALLTLGTPFIAATADPRPSLQELADQAEKLHDEIGTLTEQYNGGRVKLKQAQRAAESAKKTLATSESELKIKRDKAALLAQSSYMAGELTSGLAFSQSADPDSFLDQATTAYALQQQQSEEVAQLSRAIEDARQAQATAKARTEEVQELLSDIGKKRSKIERLVARVESDLFSEVRTRAASNRGARVKVEVPIPGSGKAAEAARWALTQQLKPYIWGAEGPNGFDCSGLVMWAYQKVGISLPHYTGDQWAAGTHISKDQLRPGDLVFFYSDLHHVGIYLGGGLMVHAPRTGDVIHIASIENRPFAGGVRIAD; encoded by the coding sequence GTGAAGCGCACGCGCGACCGCGGACGAGAGCACGCGGGCAGCGATGCCCGCGGTCGAGAACGCACATCGCGCAGGCTCCGCCGCCGTATCGCGATCATCGGGACGGCCTTCGCGCTCCTGACCCTCGGTACCCCGTTCATCGCGGCCACCGCCGACCCCCGGCCCAGCCTCCAGGAGCTGGCCGACCAGGCCGAGAAACTCCACGACGAGATCGGCACGCTCACCGAGCAGTACAACGGGGGGCGGGTCAAGCTCAAGCAGGCGCAGCGCGCCGCCGAAAGCGCCAAGAAGACCCTCGCCACCAGCGAGTCGGAGCTGAAGATCAAGCGCGACAAGGCCGCGCTCCTGGCGCAGAGCAGCTACATGGCGGGCGAGCTGACCTCCGGGCTCGCCTTCAGCCAGTCCGCCGATCCCGACTCCTTCCTCGACCAGGCCACCACCGCCTACGCCCTCCAGCAGCAGCAGAGCGAGGAGGTCGCCCAGCTGAGCCGGGCGATCGAGGACGCCAGGCAGGCGCAGGCCACCGCCAAGGCCAGGACCGAGGAGGTCCAGGAGCTCCTGTCCGACATCGGGAAGAAGCGCAGCAAGATCGAGCGGCTGGTCGCGCGGGTCGAGAGCGACCTGTTCAGCGAGGTGCGCACCCGGGCCGCCAGCAACCGGGGAGCCCGGGTGAAGGTCGAGGTGCCCATCCCCGGAAGCGGCAAGGCCGCCGAGGCCGCCCGCTGGGCACTCACCCAGCAGCTCAAGCCGTACATCTGGGGTGCGGAGGGGCCCAACGGCTTCGACTGCTCCGGGCTGGTCATGTGGGCCTACCAGAAGGTCGGCATCAGCCTGCCGCACTACACCGGCGACCAGTGGGCCGCCGGCACCCACATCTCCAAGGACCAGCTGCGTCCGGGTGACCTGGTGTTCTTCTACAGCGACCTGCACCACGTGGGGATCTACCTCGGCGGCGGCCTGATGGTCCACGCGCCGCGCACCGGGGACGTCATCCACATCGCCAGCATCGAGAACCGGCCCTTCGCCGGCGGCGTCCGCATCGCCGACTGA
- a CDS encoding amino-acid N-acetyltransferase, producing the protein MDQVAEHSPVTAPGAVAGGRPSRSGGEKTERDPAGPGATEVVVRRARTPDVRAIRRLVDTYGGAGPRLLEKATVTLYEDIQEFWVATDGAGRVVGCGALHVLWEDLAEIRTVAVDPDCRGMGIGHRIVSALIRTAVELGLRRVFCLTFEVDFFARHGFREIQGTPVSPEVYAELLASYDEGVAEFLDLEHVKPNTLGNTRMLLHLTREPDFHDGGADSVER; encoded by the coding sequence ATGGACCAGGTTGCGGAGCATTCCCCCGTCACGGCCCCGGGCGCCGTCGCCGGGGGACGGCCCTCCCGATCGGGGGGCGAGAAGACGGAGCGGGACCCGGCCGGCCCCGGTGCCACCGAGGTCGTCGTCCGCCGTGCCCGCACCCCCGACGTCCGCGCCATCCGCAGGCTCGTCGACACCTACGGCGGGGCCGGGCCGCGGCTGCTGGAGAAGGCCACCGTCACCCTCTACGAGGACATCCAGGAGTTCTGGGTGGCCACCGACGGGGCGGGCCGGGTCGTCGGCTGCGGAGCGCTCCACGTGCTCTGGGAGGACCTCGCCGAAATCCGCACCGTCGCGGTCGACCCCGACTGCCGGGGGATGGGGATCGGCCACCGGATCGTCTCGGCGCTCATCCGCACCGCCGTGGAACTCGGCCTGCGCCGGGTCTTCTGCCTGACCTTCGAGGTCGATTTCTTCGCCCGCCACGGGTTCCGGGAGATCCAGGGCACGCCCGTCTCCCCGGAGGTGTACGCCGAGCTCCTCGCCTCGTACGACGAAGGCGTCGCCGAGTTCCTCGACCTGGAGCACGTCAAGCCGAATACCTTGGGCAACACCCGCATGCTGCTTCATCTGACACGCGAGCCGGACTTTCATGACGGCGGGGCTGACTCAGTGGAAAGGTGA
- a CDS encoding RDD family protein — protein sequence MSTGQPPYPQDDPERDRNPSGQPDYGQHNVGRAPGGHDPDVTVVGYRSEGAQPNTGPGQTQPGYGQQPGYGQQGYGQQAQPSYGQQAQPGYGQQPGYGQQAQPGYGQQQGYGQQSDYGQQAQPSYGQQAQPGYGQQPGYGQQAQPSYGQQPGYGQQAQPGYGQQPSYGQQAQPGYGQQSDYGQQAQPSYGQQPGYGQQAQPGYGQQPSYAQTPSYGQQAYSGPPGAPAPLAEWWQRLVARFIDGIILAIPAVVVTIVIGLILVTAPSYNYKTGDSVEASGAFAASLVSTLIIAAIFFAYEFFMLSRGGQTVGKMVMGIKVVPVGGVLPPGGLSSDVALKRAGVLWGPQAVNWVPFLGWAASIFMLVNILWLLWDKPLQQALHDKVAETVVVKVK from the coding sequence GTGAGCACCGGACAGCCGCCGTATCCACAGGATGATCCCGAGCGTGATCGCAACCCCTCGGGACAGCCGGATTACGGGCAGCACAATGTGGGCCGAGCCCCCGGCGGGCACGACCCCGATGTGACAGTTGTGGGATACCGGTCGGAGGGCGCGCAGCCGAACACCGGTCCAGGACAGACCCAGCCCGGCTACGGCCAGCAGCCCGGGTACGGGCAACAGGGTTACGGTCAGCAGGCCCAACCCTCCTACGGTCAGCAGGCTCAGCCTGGTTACGGCCAGCAGCCCGGCTATGGTCAGCAGGCCCAGCCTGGTTACGGCCAGCAGCAGGGTTACGGTCAGCAGTCTGACTACGGTCAGCAGGCCCAACCCTCCTACGGTCAGCAGGCTCAGCCTGGTTACGGTCAGCAGCCCGGCTATGGTCAGCAGGCCCAGCCCTCCTACGGCCAGCAGCCCGGCTACGGCCAACAGGCTCAGCCCGGTTACGGCCAGCAGCCCTCTTACGGTCAGCAGGCTCAGCCTGGTTACGGTCAGCAGTCTGACTACGGTCAGCAGGCCCAGCCCTCCTACGGCCAGCAGCCCGGCTACGGCCAACAGGCTCAACCCGGGTACGGCCAGCAGCCCTCCTACGCCCAGACGCCCTCTTACGGCCAGCAGGCCTACAGCGGTCCCCCCGGAGCCCCCGCCCCCCTCGCGGAGTGGTGGCAGCGTCTGGTGGCGCGGTTCATCGACGGCATCATCCTTGCGATCCCGGCGGTGGTCGTCACCATCGTCATAGGCCTGATCCTCGTCACGGCGCCCAGCTACAACTACAAGACCGGCGACTCCGTCGAGGCGAGCGGGGCGTTCGCCGCCAGTCTCGTCAGCACACTGATCATCGCGGCCATCTTCTTCGCCTACGAGTTCTTCATGCTCTCCCGGGGCGGCCAGACGGTCGGCAAGATGGTCATGGGGATCAAGGTCGTGCCCGTCGGCGGTGTCCTGCCGCCGGGCGGTCTGTCCTCCGACGTCGCGCTGAAGCGCGCCGGCGTGCTCTGGGGCCCGCAGGCCGTGAACTGGGTGCCGTTCCTGGGCTGGGCCGCCAGCATCTTCATGTTGGTCAACATTCTGTGGCTGCTGTGGGACAAGCCCCTGCAGCAGGCGTTGCACGACAAGGTGGCCGAGACGGTGGTCGTCAAGGTCAAGTAG
- a CDS encoding histone-like nucleoid-structuring protein Lsr2 produces the protein MAKQIQEILIDDLDGGEANETVAFAIDGTSYEIDLSDVNAKKLRDSLSPFVQSARRSGALAPRRRRAGGSRALTREKSADIRAWAKSHGLNVSERGRIASKIVEQYEAAH, from the coding sequence ATGGCCAAGCAGATCCAGGAGATTCTCATCGACGACCTCGATGGGGGCGAGGCCAATGAGACGGTCGCCTTCGCGATTGACGGCACCAGCTATGAGATTGACCTGAGTGACGTTAACGCGAAGAAGCTCCGCGACTCCCTGTCGCCTTTCGTGCAGAGCGCCCGTCGTTCCGGCGCCCTGGCGCCCCGCCGCCGCCGTGCGGGCGGAAGCCGGGCACTCACGCGAGAGAAGAGCGCCGACATCCGGGCGTGGGCCAAGTCCCACGGCCTTAATGTCAGCGAGCGCGGCCGAATCGCCTCCAAGATCGTCGAGCAGTACGAGGCCGCTCACTAG